The following DNA comes from Candidatus Bathyarchaeota archaeon.
AACGTTTAAGCCATCAGCTTGTAAGAGATCTGCCAGGCCTGAATGTAGGTGAGGCTGTAATAGTCGGCGAAGTAACCTCTACACCTGTCATGGTAAAGGTTAGGCAACGTAAAACCCTCGAGGGAGGCTCCGATATACCAGTAGCCGAACTTCTCAGGGAAGCCAAGGAGAGACACCGGTTAAAGACACAACTGCTCCCTGAGGGTGAGTTGAGCGAAGAAGAAGCTAGAAGACTTCTCGGAGAATAGTCCATGAGGATCATACATACATCAGACCTTCACTTAGGAGTTGCAACATATGGGTCGGAGGACCCCTCAAGCGGAGTAAACAGGCGTATCCTAGACTTCTTCCAAGTATTCGACCAAGTTATAGACTACACTCTAAGCAATGATGCTGACGTCTTGTTAATGTGTGGTGACACCTTCAAAGACGTCAATCCAACATCTACGATCCTGAAAATGTTCGCCGCCAGACTCCGCAGACTCACCTCCGGAGGGGTTGACGTTGTGATTCTTCTTGGAAACCATGATACTCCAAAGACTGTCGGTAGAACAGCGCCACCAGAAATATTCGATGAACTGAAGATTGAAAAGGTCTATGTCTCCGCTAGACCAGACATCCTAAACCTCAAATCCAAGAATGGTGAAAAACTGAGAATATTCACCCTCCCATACAGGCATCCGATACATGTAGCAGCCAAGATTGAGAAAACCCAGGCTGCAAAGATCGATTTCGACAGGGAAGCCATCCAAGCCGCATATCAAACAGAGATAAAGAGGAACATCGAGATATTTACAAAGTCAGGTAGAAGGGACGCCGAGGTAACTATTCTTGCAGGCCACCTCTACGTTGAGGGTGCCCGAAGGGGATCTGAAAAGATCTATATTGTAGGCGAGGAATATGCGATCCCGCCGAGCATCCTACAGAGGGAGACTTTCGACTACATCGCCTTAGGACACGTCCACACACACCAAAGATTGCCTGGGGAGCCTCCTGCAGTCTACTCAGGCTCCCTGGAGAGGATAGACTTCAGCGAGGTAGACGAGACCAAAGGCTTCATAGACATGAAATACAAAGACGGGATAATATCCTGGAGTTTCATACCTGTCAAGACACGTCCAATGCTCAAACTCGAGATAGACTGCACAAAATCAAAGAAACCCATCGAAACCGTAAAGAGTGAAATTGGAAAGTTCAACATTGAAGACGCCATAGTCAAAATCATCCTCAAAATCAAAAACGGAGCCTACATCGACCTCAACCAGACCCAAAACACCCTCTCCAAAACATTCTGGCATCAAATAGTCCAAGAGAGAATATTTGAGGAGCAGCCGATTCACACACCTACCCTAGAGAGCCTGAACCCCCATGAGACATTGAGCCGATACCTGAAGAGCCTCAGACTCCCAGAGGATGAGGTTGAATTGCTGAGGAGGCTCGGAGACGAAATAGTTGAGGAGATCATGGTGGAGGCTGAGAAGACCTGAACCTCCAATCCATAACCCTCAAAAACTTCAAGAGTTACGGCCCCAAACCCCAGACAGTAAACCTCACAAACATAGACGCCCTAGGAATATGCGGCAGAAACGGAGCTGGAAAGACATCGCTCGTCGAAGCCCTAACATTCGCTTTATACGGCAAGGCCTCAGCTACAGAGTTGAGGGAGCTCGGCGAAGAATCTCTGATAAACGACAGAGCCAACGAAGCCTACGTCTCAGTAACCTTCGAGAAAGACAGTAACATATACACAGTTGAGCGGACAATAAAGAAGAAGGGCCCGAGCAAGGCACGTCTAACATCGCCAATCCTGCCGAAACCTATAGTCGACGTGAAAGCCGTCAACTCCAAGATCGAATCTCTGCTCGGAATGGATTACGAGACATTCATCAGCTCAACAATCATCAGGCAAGACGAGATGGACCGGCTTACAGCCAGGAGGCCGGCTGAACGTAAAGAGATCCTTGCAAACATCTTCGGCTTACAGACATACGAAGCTATGAGGGAGAGAGCCCACGATAAAGCATGGGAGATAAAAAACAGAATCGCAGCCCTCGAAGAGAGAAAGAAGATGCTTGAAGAAAAGATGATTCAAGAGGAACCTTTGAAAGAGAAGTTGGCTAGACACGAAGAAGAGATCAGGAACCTAGAAGAAAAATGTTCAGAGAAAGAAGATGAGAAGAAGAAAATAGAGAAAAGGTTAGATGAACTCCAAAAGATGAAGACAGAACATGACAAGATAGATTCAGAGGTTAAGAGCCTCACCGAACAGTTGAGGAGAGATGAATCGCGTCTAGAAGATTTAAAGAGAGATATTGAAGAAGTCAACATTGCAACCAAGAAACTTGAAGCTCTCAAACCACTTCAGGAAGAAAAAGCTAGACTGAGACAGGAGCTGGATAACCTAACCCAGCGGAAGGAGCAACTGAACCTCAACATAACTAAACTGAATGGGAAGATGCTGGAGATCAGGAACAGAATCCAGGAGGAGACTGAAAATTACAGGAGAATAAAGGAGTATAAGATACCTGAATGCCCCATATGTAAGAGGCCACTAGATGAGCCCCACCGAAGCCAACTCCTGAAAGACTATGAAAATAAGATCGCCCAACTGAATAATGACCATGAAAATTTAGCCAGCGAAATTCAGAATATCCAGAAAACGCTTGATGAAAAGTTGCATCCGTCGATCCAAGAGAAGCAGGCTACTCTAAAAGAGATGGAGAAGCTAGATGAGGAGATAGGTAGACTCGCAGCAATAGCTGGCAGGATGCCTCAACTCGTTGAAGATGAGCGTAGACTCATTGAACCGATCAATGAGAACAGAATGAAGATCAAAGAACTCGAAGGGAGACTGCGAAGCCTCAAACCGATCATAGAATCCTATAGGAATCTTGAGGATGACCGTAGGAGGGTCGAGGAGGATCTGAGAAGAATCGAGAGGGAGCTAGGGGTTGAGAAGGCAAACAGAGACAGGGCTAAAAAAGACCTAGCTGAAATCCAGCAAGCAAAGACTGAGCATGAGAGAATCGTTGAGCAGATCGGTCAGGAGGATAGGCTCAGAGCAGCCTACGAATATCTTGAGAAGAAAGTGTTCCATAAGGACGGTATACCCACAGCCATCTTGAGAGAGATTATTCCAGAGATCGAACAAGAAACCTCAAAGATACTGAGGGAACTCTCAGGCGGAAGGATGGACATTCGATTCACCCTAGGCA
Coding sequences within:
- a CDS encoding exonuclease SbcCD subunit D, which produces MRIIHTSDLHLGVATYGSEDPSSGVNRRILDFFQVFDQVIDYTLSNDADVLLMCGDTFKDVNPTSTILKMFAARLRRLTSGGVDVVILLGNHDTPKTVGRTAPPEIFDELKIEKVYVSARPDILNLKSKNGEKLRIFTLPYRHPIHVAAKIEKTQAAKIDFDREAIQAAYQTEIKRNIEIFTKSGRRDAEVTILAGHLYVEGARRGSEKIYIVGEEYAIPPSILQRETFDYIALGHVHTHQRLPGEPPAVYSGSLERIDFSEVDETKGFIDMKYKDGIISWSFIPVKTRPMLKLEIDCTKSKKPIETVKSEIGKFNIEDAIVKIILKIKNGAYIDLNQTQNTLSKTFWHQIVQERIFEEQPIHTPTLESLNPHETLSRYLKSLRLPEDEVELLRRLGDEIVEEIMVEAEKT
- a CDS encoding SMC family ATPase, producing the protein MNLQSITLKNFKSYGPKPQTVNLTNIDALGICGRNGAGKTSLVEALTFALYGKASATELRELGEESLINDRANEAYVSVTFEKDSNIYTVERTIKKKGPSKARLTSPILPKPIVDVKAVNSKIESLLGMDYETFISSTIIRQDEMDRLTARRPAERKEILANIFGLQTYEAMRERAHDKAWEIKNRIAALEERKKMLEEKMIQEEPLKEKLARHEEEIRNLEEKCSEKEDEKKKIEKRLDELQKMKTEHDKIDSEVKSLTEQLRRDESRLEDLKRDIEEVNIATKKLEALKPLQEEKARLRQELDNLTQRKEQLNLNITKLNGKMLEIRNRIQEETENYRRIKEYKIPECPICKRPLDEPHRSQLLKDYENKIAQLNNDHENLASEIQNIQKTLDEKLHPSIQEKQATLKEMEKLDEEIGRLAAIAGRMPQLVEDERRLIEPINENRMKIKELEGRLRSLKPIIESYRNLEDDRRRVEEDLRRIERELGVEKANRDRAKKDLAEIQQAKTEHERIVEQIGQEDRLRAAYEYLEKKVFHKDGIPTAILREIIPEIEQETSKILRELSGGRMDIRFTLGRKTKAGKTTEELIVEAVDQTGSHPVSRYSGGERMRINLALRLGVSEVITKRSGYKGRVETLIVDEGFGPLDDEGRRATVEILQALRQRFKKIVVISHIDDVREAFESRLIVEKPVGGYSSISIL